From Terriglobales bacterium:
GCGAGGCAAGTTGCAGGGCTTCTTCGAACGACATGGTCTATTCCCCGAAAATTCACTGAGCTTGTTCGCCATCAAACCATCAAGCCGCGCGCGAGTCAATACGAAATCCGTGACGCCTTAGGACTCCGCCACCCGATCCACCGATCGCCCGATCACCCGATGAGCGGGCATCGCGATCGCCGAGGCCACGTACAGCGCCAGCGCCAGATATCCCAGGATGGGCGTGCCCCCGATCATCACCAGGTTCTCGGCCGCGCCCCCGATCACCGCGCCCAGCAGATTCACCCCCAGCGCCTGCGCCGGCTGCGCCGTATCGCGGAACGACCGCGAGAAGATCAGCCCCGAAAAGAACACCGGCAGGCCCACCAGCACCGCCGCTACTCCCACCTTCTGCCCCGATGAGAGCACGTTGAGGATGGAGTAAGGAAAGACGGCGCTCACCGCAGTGAACAGGAACAGCCCCACGTACGCGGGCGCGCGCGAGATGGGCCGCCGCAGCACCACCAGGTTGGCCAGCAGCGCCATCCCCAGGAATGCTCCGATCACCACCGCGTTCACCACCCAGGTGGAACCGAAGAGCAGCGAGAGTTCGGTGATGCCCTTGGTCTCGAGCAGCAGGAAGCCCGCGCCCAGGGTGAAGAAGTGCAGGTTCTCGCGCTCGGCGATGCGGCCTAACCCCACCGTGAAGCGCACCAGCAGCGCCGAGGCCGCGATGAAGATCAGCAGCACCGCCAGGATGGGCCCGGGGATCTCGCGCTTGGCCAGGAAGAGGAAGGGCCACTTGTCGGTGGGCAGCAGCGAGGCCGGCGGAGGCGGGGGCAGGTCGTGGCTGATCTCGGGGAAGGGAATGTTGCGGCCGGCGGTGCGCGCGGCGCCTTCCACGAAGACCACGCCCGCGGTGTCGTAGGCGGTGAAGTAGGCCAGCGGCGGCGCCCCGAACACCCGCCCCATCACCGTGAACAGCCGGTTGGTGACGAAGCTGTTGCCGCTGGCGAAGGCCAGGATCAGCGTGCCTCCCGGTTTCAGCAGCCGCCGCGCCTCTTCCAGGCTCTCCTGGGTGTAGACGTAGTTCTCCAGCCGCAGCGAGGAGTAGCTGGTCAGCAGCGTATGCGAGTCCAGGTAGGCGTAAATGATCAGGTCGTACTTGCCGCGCGCCTGCTTCAGGTAGGCGCGCGCGTCGTTGATGTGGACCGTGACCCGATCCGACGAGTAGGGATGCTCGGGGTGGTCCTTCTTCCCGATGTTGTAGATCATGGGATCGATCTCGACCGCGTCCACGTGCTGGGCGCCGTGGCGCAGGGCCGCGGCCACGTCGTTGCCGGTGCCTGCCCCGATCACCAGCACGTCCTGGGGCTGGTCCACCAGCCAGTAGGGCAACTCGTAGGTGGCGTAAGCCGAGGCGTTGGGCTGGAAGCGCGGATAGCGGCTCAGGAACTCGGGCGACAGGTCCACCATCTTCTGGTGATAGTCGTGGTTGACGGTGAGGAAGTAGGCCGGTACCGTGGGCCAGCCCGGCGGCTTCTGCACCTCCAGCAGGGTGATGCGGTAGTAGGGTGACCAGATGCTGCGCTCCGCTCCCGAGAGCGAGACCGCCAGCAGCACTCCCACCAGGACCAGCAGCGCCGTCCAGCGCCGGAAGAGGAAGGGCATGGCCGCCAGCAGCCCGATAGTCAGCCAGAACGACGGCGGCGTCGCCCAGAACGAGAGCAGGGTGTAGAGCCCGATGCCCGCCAGGCTGCCCAGCAGGTTGATGCCGTAGCCGGCCAGCGGCGCCATCCGCCCCAGGTACTCGCCCACCAGCCCGCCCAGCACCAGGAAGAACAGCACCACCAGCGCCAGCACCGCGAAGATCACCCCGTAGAAGAAGAGCGCGGCGCGGAAGCTGGTCTGGTTCTCCAGTCCCATGAAGAGGTAGGCGTTGGAGGGGAAGGGAACATGGGTGATGTTCAGCCTGCCCGCGAAGGTGATGGAAAGGAACAGCGCCGCGGTGACCAGGGGGAAGGCCACCCGCACCCACCGCGGCAGCTTCACCAGGCTCATGCCCAGGCCGATCCCCAGGAAGCTGGCGATCAACGGCAGGTTCTTCACGTAGGCGAAGACCCGGATCTCGGTGGAGAGATAGCGGATGATCACCAATTCGAAGTAGAGCGCCAGGAAGCTGGCCAGAAACAGCAGCACGCCGGTGTGCTCGCCCGCTTCCGGCTTCGACAGGGTCTTCTCCACCGTCCTCTCACCTCGCGTCGCGGATGTGCGCTGGGATTCTCCGGGCAGGTACGTTGGGCCCTGGCGCTGGTCGGGTAAGAGGGTAAGCTCTGCCGCTGCGGCGGCTCAAGCGAAATGTGCGGCGGCGAGTCTGGGTTCGAGCGCCCGGCCGGGCGCCCTGCTCACGTTACCTTGGTGAAGCCCGGTGGTTACGAAGGTAAATTGACGCTGGGCGCGGTGCGCGCCACAATCCCGGTCATGGCGGCGATCGCGGTGGGGAACACTTTCAACCAGCGTCTGCAGGGACTCTCCCAGCAGCGCTTCGACACGCCCGAGCAGTTGTGCGCGGAGTTGGCCAAGCTCTTCTGTGTGCGCCGCGACGAGGTGGCGCTCCTCCGTCTCCAGGGCAGGATGCTGCACTTTGTCTATCCGGCCGAGCTGCGGGCGGCGGGCGCCATTCCGCTCTCCAGCTCGGCGGTGGCGGCCCGCACCGCCGCCGCCCGCAAGGCCGAGGTCTTCAACAGCTTCGTCCGGGTCAAGCACAGCAGCATCTTCGAGATGGTGAAGCTGGGCAGCCAGGACACCACTCCCGATCCCGAGGTGCGGGTCATCCAGAAGCTGATGAGCGCGCCCGTGCTGGGCAAGAGCGGCGAGGTGGTGGGTGTCCTGCAGATCTCGCGCAAGGGCGCCACCCTGGCCGCCGCCGGGCCCGACTTCTCGCCCGACGAATTGCAACTGCTGGAAGCGGCCGGGGACGTGGTGGGCCGCCGCTCCACCTTCTTCGCCTAATCCCGGGGCGGCTCCTCTTTGGTCCACACCAGGTCCTGGTTGGCGAAGCGGATCGTGCGGTTGGCGGGGCTGTAATAGAACTTCAGCTCTGAGGCCTCGCCGCCAACCTCTTCCGAGGAAACGGTATACAGGGTCTCCTCGCCCTCCTTCACCGCCTTGACCTTGCGGATGTGCTGGGCCATGGCCGTATTCTCGTCCACCCCGAAGATCACGAAGCCTTTTTGCAGTTGTAGGAAACGGCCTTCGTAGCCGGGCGCCGAGGTCCGCCATACCCCATAGAGTTCGCTGGGGAGTTCCTGCTGGGACTGGAAAAAGCGGCAGCCTCCCAGCGCCAGCAACAGGCCCAGGCTCGCGAGCGCAAGCGCCGATTTCAGCCGCATGGGTTCAGCCTCCTCGATCGTCTTCCCAGCCGGCCAGCGGGGCGGTGGCCAGGCTCGCGGCCGGCGCCGCGCTCTCGCGCTGGCGCTCCGCGACGAACTGCAGGAAGGCCTCGACCACCTGCGGGTCGAACTGTGTCCCCGACCCCTCCTCCAGGATCGCCAGCACCCGCTCCTGCGGCATCCCCGCGCGATAGGGCCGGTCGGAGATCAGGGCGTCGTAGCAGTCGGCCACCGCGAAGATGCGGGCGTGCAGGCTGATGGCCTCCCCCGCCAGGCCCGCGGGATAGCCCTTCCCGTTCCACCATTCGTGGTGCTGCTGGACGATGGGCAGGATCTCCGCAAAGCCCGGAATCGGCTCCAGGATGCGCGTGCCCACGCGCACGTGGTCGCGCATGACCTGCAACTCCTCCCCCTCCAGCTTGCCGGCCTTGTCCAGGATGCTGGGCGGGGTTCCGATCTTGCCGATATCGTGCAGCAGGCCGCCGCGGTGCATGATGGCCAGCTCCTTGGGCGGCAGCCCCATGAACTTGCCGATGTCCACCGCCAGGTGCGTCACCCGCTCCGAGTGCCCGCTGGTCCAGGGAGACTTGGCGTCGATGGCCCGCGCCAGGGCGGTGAGCGTGCCCCAGTGCAGCTGGTCCAGCGCCGCCACCAGCCGGGCATTGGAGAAGGCTACCCCCAACTGGTCCGCGATCTGCCGCGCCTGATGCAGGTCCGCGGCGCTCAGTGCGGGCGGCCCCAGGTAGCCCAGCACCAGAATGGCGAACAACCGGTCGTCCTGCAGGATGGGCAGCGCCAGGAAGGCGCGCATGCCCCGCTCCGCCAGCGGACGCAGATGAGGCGGGGGACTCTGCTCGATCGCTCCGGCCAGGTGCTGCGGGCTGGCGCAGAGCTGCTGCACGTCGCTGGACCGCAGCCGCACGTCCCGCACTTCGTGGCGAGCGCCGGCCTCGCTGTTCTGCTTGCGGGGCAGGTAGATCTTCCCCTTGAGCGCCGCCTCGCTATCCAACAGGCAGAGGCAGATCCCGTCGTAAGGCAGCAGACCCTCCATGCCGAACAGGGCCGTGTCCAGGATCTCTTCCTGGTTGAGCGACGACAGGATGGCGCGGTCGATCTCGTCGATGGTCTTCAGGGCCTGGAACTGCTGGCCCAGCCGCCCCGCCATGGCGTTGAATGACCCCGCCAGCTCCTGGAACTCGTCGCCGCTGGTGACGCTCACGCGAGCGTCGAACTCCTGGTTGGCGATGCGTTGCGTCCCCTGCTGCAGTCGCTCCAGCGGCACTAGCGTGCGCCGGATCTGGATCAGGCTGAGTAGCAACACCACCCACAGTGCCAGCAGCATTACCAGCGGGAAGACGCTCTGGAAGTGCTGCAGCGGGATCAGGAAGGCGTCCTCCGACTCGAACACCACCACCACCCAAGAAGGACTGGCGAAGCCGGAGCGCAAAAAGGCGGTCCAGTACCCCGCCTGGTAGCCCTGGCGGTCGTCCTCGAACCCGAACGCCCCCGAGATCGAGGAGCCGGGGGTCCGCAGCACTCCTTCCCGCAGAGTCTGGGGATTGCCGCTCGGGCAGTAGAGCACGCTGCCGGTCTGGTCCAGCACGCACAGTTGCAGGTTGCTTCCCAGATTCTCCGCTCCCCACAGGTAGTCGGGGTTGACTTCGCCCACCAGCACCGGGGCGGTGGAACCACCAGGAGCCAGCTCGCGCACGATCCAGACGCGCGAGGTACCCGGCGTCGCTGCCGGCTGCGTCAGGATCAGCGGTCGGCCCGCCGCTCGCTCCCGCTCCCCCGCCGGGATCTCCGGCATCCGGGGTTTCCCCAGCACGGCTTCCACGGCGCCCTTGGGATCCACGCGGGCCAGGCTCAGGAAGTGCTCCTGCAGTTGCTCCGTGGGGATGCCCACGGTTTCTCCCCGGGGCGAGTCGGGATTGGCTGCCAGCAGCCGCATCTCCGCGTCTGCGTTGCGCAGCCGCTCGAACAGATTCATGCCCTGCGTCTTGCTCTCCTGCTGGAGCTGCTTGCGGCTTTGCTCCCGCAGTTGCTCGGTGACCTGTCGGAAGGAGATCAGGGCCAGCGCCAGGATGGGCAGCATGGCGCACACCACGAACAGCAGGAACACCCGCCGCGCCACCTTGCTGCGAAGAAACGCGATGTCCACCTTCCACGCCATGCTCGCTTCTCAGAACTGGGAGGCCAGGCCCACGAAGGCCCCGTCGTTCGCCCAGATGATGTCGTCCTGGCTGGCCTTGGCAGTGAGGGGCGATGAACTCTTGCCGTCCGCTCCCATGCTGTACAGGTCGAAGTAGGTGTTGATGGGGACCAGGAACCGGTCCTTGCGCATCGCCCCCTTGCCCTTCAGGCCCGTGAAACTCAGGTATTGGTAGGGATGTCCCCAAGGATCCAGGTTGCCCCCGTACCCCAGGGTCGTCAGGTCGGGAGGCGGCTGGTAGTTAATGACCTCATATCCCATGGCCTGATCGCCGATGGTGCGCACGTCCCCCACGGCGCGCGCGATCCTGGCGTCGTTGACCGCACTGAGCAGATTGGGGATGGCGATGGCCGAGATCGTGAGGATGATGGCAATGGTGATCAGCAGCTCCACGATGGTGAAGCCCGAAGCTCGGCTGGCGCGGCCGTGACGGTGTAGCACCCGCATATTCCCCCATGCTGAGGGGCGCTTTTCTGCAAAAATTGCCTTACCGTATTCCCTGCATTGACCTTGGGTCAACACACTAAAGTAACCGGCAGGCATTACTGTGTAATGAATGCCTAATCCTGCCACATCTCTGGCTTGCGGACAAAGGCATTCTCAGCGACAACCGAGGCTCTGCGGGCGCCGAAGGAGTTACTCATCATACATGATAAGTAAACATCATGGCTCCATAATGATATCGATAGAGTTAATGTCCTGGGGGCTACTTGACCACCCGGACGGGCGGAGGCAGGATGGCGGCCCTGCACTCCCCTGCGAGGTGCCCGATGACCCGAGCTTTCCCGCGCCCCACCCCTCTCCCGCTCGTCCTGGCCGTGCTTGCGCCGCTGCTGGCCCTGCCCCTGCGCGCCTCCGGGCCGGTCACCGGCACCTACAAGGTCGTGATCATCCAGACCACCTACAGCGACGGCCCCGGCACGGTCAGCACGCAGGCGAATCTGAATCTGGCCGGCGGCGAGATCCACGACTACTTCGCCAAGCTCTCCTTCGGCGCTCTGGATGTGGAGGTCACCATCGGCCGCGCGGCCCTGACCCACCCCATGAGCCACTACTGGTCGTCGTGCCCGGCCTCGGACGACGCGGGCAAGATGTGCGTGGACGAGGGCGCCCTCACGGGGGATGCGGCGGAAGCTGCCGGCGCCGGGGGCGCCAGTTTCACCAACGTGAAGGCGGTGGTCGTGCTCAGTCCCTGCGGCGTCAACGACCCCTACGACAATTTCACCGCGGGCGGCGACCAGGACCTCAGCAGCACCCACGCTCATGCCCACGTGCATCGCATCTTCGACACCGACTGCCCCGACAACCCGAGCTACCCGCTGAGCGAATTCCCCCACCTGGGCCCCTCCGGGGTGAACTGGCACGGTTGGGTCCACGAGATCGGGCACAGCCTCCAGCTCGAAGGGCACGACATGTTCTCCCACCCGGGCGGCTACTCCAGCGGCTACGACCTGATGGACAGTTGCTATCCCTGCGGCGAGACCGTGTACTCGCTCTCCGGCAACCCCGTCGTCTCCGACGAAAGCAAGACCTCCTTCCCCGGCTGGCTGCCCGCCTCCAAGACGGTGACCATTCCCAAGCCCAGCAGCGGCACCGCCGGCGGCACCTACGTGCTGGAGCCGGTCAACAAGGCCGATCCCGGCGCCACCGTGGCTCCGCGCGGCATCAAGCTGCCGCTGGAGGGCGACCGCTCCATCTTCGTCGAGGCCCGCACCGACACCGGCGCCGACAACCGCTCCTACGGCCTGTTCGACGAAGGCGTCCACATGTACATCGCGGAAGAGAACCGCTCGGTCGACGGCTGGGCCACGCCCCTGACCATGCTCAACGCCTGCGACACCACCGTCAGCGGCGGCTGCGTGAACAGCGACGCCGACCCGCGCTACTCCACTTGCCTGACTCCCCACGCTCACGTCGCCGACTCCCATCCCTACTGCTGGCCCTTCGTCCTCTGGCATCCCGGCGACACCTTCAACGATCCCATCAACGCCATCATGATGCACGTCAACGGCAGGGTGGGCGACGGCTACGGCGTCACCGTCACCCGCGGCGTTCCTCCCGGCCACCCCGATCCTTTTCTCTATCCCTGGCTCACCGCCCCCATGAACACCTACGAGACGGTGGACATCTGGGTAGACAGCTCCTGCAACGGCTATGAAGACACCGTGGGCGCCGCCGGCCTGCGCTACGGGCGCCGCGGCGACGGCACCGTCATCGGCAACGGCGACGATCCCTGCGCCAACCACGAGAACCGCATCTACGCCCGCGTCCACAACGGCGGCAGCGTCCCCGCCAACAACGTCACCGTGCACTTCCAGGTGACCGACCCGCTGGGGGTCGGCGTCAGCGGCTCCTGGACCGAGGTGGGGAGCACCACCATCCCCGCCATCCCGGCCGACAGCTATCGCGACGTCTACGTGAACTGGACCCCGCACGTCACCCTCACCGAGCCGGAGATCGAGGCCGGCCACTTCAATTTCCACAGTTGCGTGCAGATCATCCTCACCCCCATTCCCAGCGAGATCGTCACCTCCAACAACCAGGCGCAGGAGAACTTCGACCACTTCGAGGCGGTGCGCGATCCCGTCACCCACGACTTCCACGTCGACGACCGGTACTTCTTCGTCGCCAACAACTACGGGATGGCGCACGGCAACATCACCGGCGCCGCACCGGGCGGAAGCGAGAGCGATTTCTCCCGCCCCATCCAACTGCGCATCCACAGCGAACTGCCGCCCGACTGGCACTACGAGGTCAACGGCGGGGTCTACGACTTCACCCTCGCGCCGCACGAGGTCAAGCAGGTCCCGGTCAAGGTCCAGGTGCCGCCGGGCACGCCCATGGCGCGCACCTTCAACCTGCGCGTCACCGCCTTTGCTCAGCACCACATGATCAACCGCGCCGTGCCCTCCACCAGCGCCAACTACTGGCACTTCGGCTGGATGCAGATCGCGGGCGTGGTGGAAGGCGTGCACACCGTCGATCCCTCCAAGCTCACCCTCACCGCCGAGTTCCACTGCCCCGACACCCGGCCCGCCACCATGGTGCCGCCGTCGCAACTGGTGGTGAAGGGCCAGCTCGATCCCCACCTCAACAACGTCATCATCGCCATCGACTACACCCCGCCGGGCGGCGGCTCTACCGTCACGCACCTGGTGCACACCGACGCCGGCGGCCAGTTCCAGGACACCCTCAACAATCCCTCGCCCGGAGTGTGGCTGATCCGCGCCCTGTGGCAGGGCAACATGGAATACGCCGGCGCGGTCAGCGACCAGCAGAAGGTCGAGGTCGGCCGCTGCGAGAACAAGCCCACGCAGCCCCAGCCGACGCCTCCAGGCTCCACCGTCCTGCTGCCCAGCGGCGCCTTCCCCGGCGGCGTGCTGACGGGCGTGGTGCTGGGCCCGGACGACAAGCCCGTGCCCAACACCCCGGTGCAGATCGCTGGCGGCGTTCCTATCACCCTGACGGGGGTGGTCATCGGCGAGGAAGAGCCCACCAAACCGCAGCCGCCGCAGCGCCAGCCCTGCGTGCCCGACGCCGCCGGCAACCTGCCTCCCGGCTGCCCGCCGGCGCGGCCCAAGCCGCCGCAGCCGCAGCCCTGCCCCACCACCGCCACCGGCGCCCCGGGTCCCAACTGCCCGCTGCCCACTTTGCCGCCGGTGAACGCTCCTCAGGACTGCGCCGGCCTGCTTAAGCAGGCCCAGAGCATCCTGGCGCAGCCGGGGAACCAGGGCGTCGATCACATCCTCATCGGCCTCTCCCAGCCCAGCGCGGGCCAAGGTGGCATCGCCCCGACCGACACTCGCGCCGGGCAGGCGGGCATCATCGCCCCCACCGACCTGGGGGCCGGCGCTCCTTATCTCAGCAAGAACGGCGGCGGGGTGATGACCGACGCCAACGGCCGCTTCGCCATGTGCGTGCCCATCGACGCGCCCAAGGTCGACGTGGGTCTGCCCAACGCCCCCGGCGGCGCCACTCCGGCTCCGCCGTCAGGCTCGACCGGGGTGGTCATCCAAGGCGGCCTGGTGGCCCACGTGCCCGTAGTCCAGAATCCAACTGCTGGAATTCCTTCCCGGCCTCCGCAGTTCTTCCAGCCCGGCGACAAGGTCAACCTCATCGGGCTGCTGCGCCGGCCCACCCTGGAGCAGGGAGGCCAGACCTGGATCCTGCCTTTCGTGCAGGCCATCAGCCCCAACGGCGAGCAGGCCATCACCGCCTTCCAGGCCCCGCGCGACCTCGCGCCCGGCCCGGTCAAATTCAGCTTCTTCGACCGCAACGGCCAGCAGCAGACGTTCACCGGCGGCGTCTTCAAGATCCTGAATGCCACCCTGGACCGCAGCAAGCTGCGCAGCCAGGAGGGCGCCGACTTCTCCTACACGGTGCAGTTCGGCGACGGCTCGGTGCGCGCCTGCGTGAGTGTGAGCGTGACCGGGCCGGTGGTGCTGGTGCAGGCCCCGCCGCCGGAGATCCCGCTGGACGCCAGCGGCGTCGGGCACTTCGGAGGGAAGATCCGCGCCACCCAGGTGGCGCCGGGCGCGGCCATCCCCTTCGACATCAAGCCCGACATCACCAACTGCGGCGGCGGGGGTGGAGGCACCGCCGCGCCCACTCCTCAGGCGACGGAAACGCAGCCCGCGGCGGGGGGCAGCGAGCCGCCCTCCATCGCCAACCTGCGGCCCGGCGCCACACTAGCCAATCCCTGGGGGCCTCACGGGACGAAAACCGCTGGACCGAGCCATGTCGAGGCAGCGGAGGAAACCGGCCAGGGGCCGGAAGGGATGGCGGCGCCAGCCTCCGGCCAGCGATCGGG
This genomic window contains:
- a CDS encoding methyltransferase domain-containing protein, encoding MEKTLSKPEAGEHTGVLLFLASFLALYFELVIIRYLSTEIRVFAYVKNLPLIASFLGIGLGMSLVKLPRWVRVAFPLVTAALFLSITFAGRLNITHVPFPSNAYLFMGLENQTSFRAALFFYGVIFAVLALVVLFFLVLGGLVGEYLGRMAPLAGYGINLLGSLAGIGLYTLLSFWATPPSFWLTIGLLAAMPFLFRRWTALLVLVGVLLAVSLSGAERSIWSPYYRITLLEVQKPPGWPTVPAYFLTVNHDYHQKMVDLSPEFLSRYPRFQPNASAYATYELPYWLVDQPQDVLVIGAGTGNDVAAALRHGAQHVDAVEIDPMIYNIGKKDHPEHPYSSDRVTVHINDARAYLKQARGKYDLIIYAYLDSHTLLTSYSSLRLENYVYTQESLEEARRLLKPGGTLILAFASGNSFVTNRLFTVMGRVFGAPPLAYFTAYDTAGVVFVEGAARTAGRNIPFPEISHDLPPPPPASLLPTDKWPFLFLAKREIPGPILAVLLIFIAASALLVRFTVGLGRIAERENLHFFTLGAGFLLLETKGITELSLLFGSTWVVNAVVIGAFLGMALLANLVVLRRPISRAPAYVGLFLFTAVSAVFPYSILNVLSSGQKVGVAAVLVGLPVFFSGLIFSRSFRDTAQPAQALGVNLLGAVIGGAAENLVMIGGTPILGYLALALYVASAIAMPAHRVIGRSVDRVAES
- a CDS encoding GAF domain-containing protein yields the protein MAAIAVGNTFNQRLQGLSQQRFDTPEQLCAELAKLFCVRRDEVALLRLQGRMLHFVYPAELRAAGAIPLSSSAVAARTAAARKAEVFNSFVRVKHSSIFEMVKLGSQDTTPDPEVRVIQKLMSAPVLGKSGEVVGVLQISRKGATLAAAGPDFSPDELQLLEAAGDVVGRRSTFFA
- a CDS encoding HD domain-containing phosphohydrolase; its protein translation is MAWKVDIAFLRSKVARRVFLLFVVCAMLPILALALISFRQVTEQLREQSRKQLQQESKTQGMNLFERLRNADAEMRLLAANPDSPRGETVGIPTEQLQEHFLSLARVDPKGAVEAVLGKPRMPEIPAGERERAAGRPLILTQPAATPGTSRVWIVRELAPGGSTAPVLVGEVNPDYLWGAENLGSNLQLCVLDQTGSVLYCPSGNPQTLREGVLRTPGSSISGAFGFEDDRQGYQAGYWTAFLRSGFASPSWVVVVFESEDAFLIPLQHFQSVFPLVMLLALWVVLLLSLIQIRRTLVPLERLQQGTQRIANQEFDARVSVTSGDEFQELAGSFNAMAGRLGQQFQALKTIDEIDRAILSSLNQEEILDTALFGMEGLLPYDGICLCLLDSEAALKGKIYLPRKQNSEAGARHEVRDVRLRSSDVQQLCASPQHLAGAIEQSPPPHLRPLAERGMRAFLALPILQDDRLFAILVLGYLGPPALSAADLHQARQIADQLGVAFSNARLVAALDQLHWGTLTALARAIDAKSPWTSGHSERVTHLAVDIGKFMGLPPKELAIMHRGGLLHDIGKIGTPPSILDKAGKLEGEELQVMRDHVRVGTRILEPIPGFAEILPIVQQHHEWWNGKGYPAGLAGEAISLHARIFAVADCYDALISDRPYRAGMPQERVLAILEEGSGTQFDPQVVEAFLQFVAERQRESAAPAASLATAPLAGWEDDRGG
- a CDS encoding prepilin-type N-terminal cleavage/methylation domain-containing protein, whose translation is MRVLHRHGRASRASGFTIVELLITIAIILTISAIAIPNLLSAVNDARIARAVGDVRTIGDQAMGYEVINYQPPPDLTTLGYGGNLDPWGHPYQYLSFTGLKGKGAMRKDRFLVPINTYFDLYSMGADGKSSSPLTAKASQDDIIWANDGAFVGLASQF